From Pandoraea vervacti, the proteins below share one genomic window:
- a CDS encoding cobalamin biosynthesis protein, whose protein sequence is MRAALGTHSLDDVAVIGTLDRKAEDAALTAFCERHGIALTGFTPAQIEACLDEHPLLPRSATVHEHTGVQAICEPCALLAAPGSTLLAGKYAGDGITVAIATRAPTE, encoded by the coding sequence GTGCGTGCCGCATTGGGGACGCACTCGCTCGACGATGTCGCCGTCATCGGCACGCTCGACCGGAAAGCCGAGGACGCGGCGCTCACGGCCTTCTGCGAGCGACACGGCATTGCGTTGACAGGATTCACCCCCGCACAGATCGAAGCCTGTCTGGACGAGCATCCTCTGCTGCCACGCTCGGCCACGGTTCACGAACACACCGGCGTGCAGGCCATATGCGAGCCATGCGCGCTGCTGGCCGCGCCCGGCAGCACGCTGCTCGCAGGCAAATACGCCGGCGACGGCATCACCGTCGCCATCGCCACCAGGGCGCCCACGGAGTAA
- the cobO gene encoding cob(I)yrinic acid a,c-diamide adenosyltransferase: MKTDTESHLRMTQRRREGHEKKQAAATTEKGLLIVHTGNGKGKSTAAFGMAVRMLGHDQRIGVVQFIKGALHTSERDFLGSHPQCDFVTMGDGYTWNTQNRDADIATARKGWRTAVDMIESGNYRMVILDELNTVLKYEYLPLDEVLGVLRARGDMQHVVVTGRHAPDELIEAADLVTEMRLVKHPYREQGVKAQQGVEF; this comes from the coding sequence ATGAAGACCGACACCGAATCCCATCTGCGCATGACCCAGCGACGCCGCGAAGGGCATGAAAAGAAGCAGGCCGCCGCCACGACGGAAAAGGGCCTGCTGATCGTGCATACCGGTAACGGCAAGGGCAAGAGCACAGCCGCGTTTGGCATGGCGGTGCGCATGCTGGGCCACGACCAGCGCATCGGTGTCGTGCAGTTCATCAAGGGGGCGCTGCACACGTCCGAGCGCGACTTCCTTGGCAGCCACCCGCAATGCGACTTCGTCACGATGGGCGACGGCTACACCTGGAATACGCAGAACCGCGACGCGGACATCGCCACGGCGCGCAAGGGCTGGCGAACGGCCGTCGACATGATCGAGAGCGGCAACTACCGCATGGTGATTCTCGACGAACTCAATACCGTGCTGAAGTACGAGTACTTGCCGCTCGACGAAGTGCTGGGCGTTCTGCGCGCGCGCGGCGACATGCAGCACGTGGTGGTCACCGGCCGTCATGCACCGGACGAACTGATCGAGGCCGCAGACCTCGTCACCGAGATGCGTCTGGTGAAGCACCCGTATCGCGAACAAGGCGTGAAGGCCCAGCAGGGCGTCGAGTTCTGA
- a CDS encoding cobyrinate a,c-diamide synthase, producing the protein MMACPALFISGPASGQGKTTVTAGLARLHREQGRTVRVFKTGPDFLDPQILERASGAPVQTLDLWMVGEAQCRRLLAQAARSADLILIEGVMGLFDGTPSSADLAMTFGVPVVTVISAKSMAQTFGAIASGLAHYRAGLPMYGVLANHVGSSRHAQLLREGMPPDLRWLGHLGTSEHMAFPARHLGLHQADEIDRLDERIAAAAQALAGTALADLPPALTFDAPPSVEHPRWLEGKRIAVARDAAFSFLYPENIRLLTALGAHVTYFSPLANDALPPGCDAVFLPGGYPELHAATLAANTVSANSLRAHASSGKPIVAECGGMLYLLESLTDASGVSTPMLGVLPGHATLQKRLAGLGMQAIDTPHGTLRGHTFHYTTMTSPMTPVCHAVRPSSETRGEPVFREGAIVASYLHGYWPSNPALTAALFHGTAF; encoded by the coding sequence ATCATGGCGTGCCCCGCGCTCTTCATCAGCGGCCCGGCGTCGGGTCAGGGCAAGACCACGGTCACCGCCGGTCTGGCACGGCTGCATCGCGAGCAGGGGCGCACGGTCCGTGTCTTCAAGACCGGCCCCGATTTTCTCGATCCGCAAATTCTCGAACGGGCGAGCGGTGCGCCGGTGCAAACGCTCGACCTGTGGATGGTCGGCGAGGCGCAGTGCCGACGTCTGCTGGCGCAAGCCGCCCGGAGCGCCGATCTGATCCTCATCGAAGGCGTCATGGGATTATTCGACGGCACGCCGAGCAGTGCGGACCTCGCGATGACGTTCGGCGTGCCTGTCGTCACGGTCATTTCGGCGAAGTCGATGGCGCAAACGTTTGGCGCAATCGCGTCGGGTCTCGCCCACTATCGCGCGGGACTGCCCATGTACGGCGTGCTGGCCAACCACGTTGGCTCGTCGCGCCATGCGCAGTTGTTGCGAGAAGGCATGCCGCCGGACCTTCGGTGGCTGGGGCATCTGGGAACGTCCGAACACATGGCGTTCCCGGCGCGACACCTCGGCTTGCATCAGGCAGATGAAATCGACCGGCTCGACGAGCGCATCGCCGCCGCAGCGCAGGCGCTCGCAGGCACCGCACTGGCCGACTTGCCGCCGGCGCTCACGTTCGATGCCCCTCCGTCAGTCGAACATCCGAGATGGCTCGAAGGCAAGCGGATTGCGGTGGCGCGCGATGCGGCGTTCTCGTTCCTTTACCCCGAGAACATCCGTCTGCTGACGGCGCTCGGCGCGCATGTGACCTATTTTTCGCCATTGGCCAACGATGCATTGCCGCCTGGATGCGACGCCGTGTTCCTGCCGGGCGGCTATCCCGAACTGCACGCCGCGACGCTGGCGGCGAACACGGTCAGCGCAAACAGCCTTCGTGCACACGCGTCCTCAGGCAAGCCCATCGTCGCCGAATGTGGCGGCATGCTGTATCTGCTGGAGAGCCTCACGGATGCCTCGGGCGTCTCGACGCCCATGCTGGGCGTTCTGCCCGGACATGCCACACTGCAAAAACGTCTCGCGGGCCTTGGCATGCAGGCGATCGACACACCGCACGGCACGCTGCGGGGCCATACGTTCCACTACACGACCATGACGAGCCCGATGACGCCCGTGTGTCACGCGGTGCGCCCGAGCAGCGAAACGCGGGGCGAACCGGTGTTTCGCGAAGGGGCAATCGTTGCGTCCTATCTGCATGGCTATTGGCCGTCGAACCCGGCGCTCACTGCCGCCCTCTTTCATGGCACAGCCTTTTAG
- the bluB gene encoding 5,6-dimethylbenzimidazole synthase, with the protein MAQPFSESERAAVYRAIHERRDMRHFVPTPVDPHVLARLLDAAHHAPSVGFMQPWRIVRITSPALRERLHDAVERERLKTADALGARRDAFMKLKVEGMQQCAEIVVMALMDGRERHIFGRRTMPEMDLASVSCAIQNLWLAARAEGLGMGWVSLFDPDDVARLLQMPDGARPVAILCLGHVAEFYDAPMLAMEGWAERAAVEDYVFENGWPKA; encoded by the coding sequence ATGGCACAGCCTTTTAGCGAATCCGAGCGCGCCGCCGTCTACCGCGCGATCCATGAGCGGCGCGACATGCGTCATTTCGTGCCGACGCCTGTCGATCCCCACGTTCTGGCGCGACTGCTCGACGCGGCCCATCACGCCCCGAGCGTGGGCTTCATGCAACCCTGGCGCATCGTTCGGATCACATCGCCTGCGCTTCGCGAGCGCTTGCACGACGCGGTGGAACGCGAGCGTCTGAAAACGGCCGACGCGCTGGGTGCGCGCCGCGATGCGTTCATGAAGCTCAAGGTCGAGGGCATGCAGCAATGCGCCGAGATAGTGGTGATGGCGCTGATGGACGGCCGCGAGCGTCACATCTTCGGACGCAGGACGATGCCGGAGATGGATCTGGCCTCGGTGTCGTGCGCCATCCAGAACCTGTGGCTCGCCGCCCGCGCCGAAGGCCTCGGCATGGGTTGGGTTTCGCTTTTCGATCCGGACGACGTCGCCCGCCTGCTGCAAATGCCCGACGGCGCCCGGCCGGTGGCCATTCTCTGCCTCGGACACGTCGCCGAATTCTATGACGCGCCCATGCTGGCGATGGAAGGCTGGGCCGAGCGCGCCGCCGTCGAGGATTACGTGTTCGAGAACGGTTGGCCAAAGGCGTGA
- a CDS encoding carboxymuconolactone decarboxylase family protein has protein sequence MSQRLNPFAQSPELFKKFVEIGMLLKSGTIESSILHLIEIRASQINGCGFCLDMHVKQAKIGGERELRLHHVAIWRESPLFSTRERACLAWTEALTTLPPHGVPDDVYASVRAELSEKEISDLSFAIMTINGWNRLNVGFRTEPGSADKAYGLDKANLN, from the coding sequence ATGAGTCAACGTCTGAACCCGTTCGCGCAGTCGCCCGAGCTTTTCAAGAAATTCGTCGAGATCGGCATGCTGCTCAAGTCCGGCACCATCGAGTCGTCCATTCTCCACCTGATCGAGATTCGCGCCTCGCAAATCAACGGCTGCGGCTTCTGTCTGGATATGCACGTGAAGCAGGCCAAGATCGGCGGCGAGCGCGAGCTGCGCCTGCATCACGTGGCGATCTGGCGGGAATCGCCGCTCTTCTCGACCCGTGAGCGCGCCTGCCTCGCGTGGACCGAAGCGCTGACCACCCTGCCCCCGCACGGCGTGCCGGACGATGTCTACGCGTCCGTTCGCGCCGAACTGTCGGAAAAGGAAATCTCGGACCTGAGCTTCGCAATCATGACGATCAACGGGTGGAATCGCCTTAACGTCGGCTTCCGCACCGAGCCCGGGTCGGCGGACAAGGCGTACGGTCTGGACAAAGCCAATCTCAACTGA
- a CDS encoding LysR family transcriptional regulator, whose protein sequence is MAVRRPDSLADSFATSYAGVVAFLAVAAEGNFAKAGDRLGIGRSAISRSVQKLEAQLGVRLFVRTTRSTALTVEGQRFYDQCHPGVERIVRALDDMRELREGPPSGPLHVSSTVSFGRQVVAPLLAGFRESHPHISIELRLGDSPVDLVNERVDIAFRNGRMEDSQVIARKLIPMRRVLCASPAYVARYGLPQSIDALAEHRCVNLRLASGRLHEWVFRSEGEWRKVVPNAMLTFNDADLVLQSVLDGHGVAQLADYQVVRHLRAGALVACLPQVAPDDYGHYLCFLSRRHLPARMRAFIDYMTAHIRALDLPDAIS, encoded by the coding sequence TTGGCGGTGCGTCGTCCCGATTCGCTTGCCGACAGCTTTGCAACAAGCTACGCGGGCGTCGTCGCTTTTCTGGCCGTGGCCGCCGAAGGCAACTTTGCCAAGGCCGGCGACCGATTGGGCATCGGGCGTTCGGCGATCAGCCGCAGCGTACAAAAGCTCGAAGCGCAGTTGGGCGTGCGTCTGTTCGTGCGCACAACGCGCAGCACGGCGCTCACGGTCGAGGGGCAGCGCTTTTACGACCAGTGCCATCCTGGCGTCGAGCGCATCGTGCGCGCGCTGGACGACATGCGTGAATTGCGCGAGGGTCCGCCGTCGGGGCCGTTGCACGTGAGCTCGACGGTCAGCTTTGGGCGGCAGGTCGTCGCGCCCCTGCTGGCCGGATTTCGCGAATCCCATCCGCACATCTCGATAGAACTGCGGCTAGGCGACAGCCCCGTCGACCTTGTCAACGAGCGCGTGGACATCGCGTTTCGCAACGGTCGCATGGAAGACAGTCAGGTGATCGCGCGCAAACTGATTCCGATGCGGCGAGTGCTGTGCGCGTCGCCTGCCTATGTCGCGAGATATGGGTTGCCGCAAAGCATCGATGCGCTTGCCGAGCACCGATGTGTGAATCTGCGACTCGCATCGGGGCGACTGCACGAATGGGTATTCCGGTCGGAGGGGGAATGGCGCAAGGTCGTGCCCAACGCCATGCTGACCTTCAACGACGCCGATCTGGTGCTGCAATCGGTGCTCGACGGCCATGGCGTTGCGCAACTGGCCGATTATCAGGTGGTCCGGCATCTGCGCGCCGGTGCGCTGGTCGCCTGCCTGCCGCAGGTGGCGCCCGACGACTACGGCCACTATCTGTGTTTCCTGAGTCGTCGGCATTTGCCCGCCCGGATGCGCGCTTTCATCGACTACATGACCGCGCACATCCGCGCGTTGGACCTGCCTGATGCAATCAGTTGA
- a CDS encoding RNA polymerase sigma-70 factor codes for MTDSAQLFERHRARLYAIAYRMLGAVAEAEDVVQEAWLRWHGVDQCAVENPEAWLVTATTRLSIDRLRAAKTEREAYTGVWLPEPMLSAEPASPEQLHELADDVSVAFLFTLERLSPDARAAFLMRDVFDADYEDIAQTLEKTPAAVRQLVTRARQQLREGTPRQAVPRATLHRLVTTFADAMQRSDFQGLHALLSDQAELIGDGGGKIPSFRSLVGGKRLAQLFYAGKRRHGDAMRIEVVQVNGQWALVRYIDGRLESVQSYETDGQRLTRVLVQRNPDKLARIAAAMAQR; via the coding sequence ATGACCGATTCCGCACAGCTTTTCGAACGTCACCGCGCCCGCCTGTATGCGATTGCGTATCGCATGCTGGGGGCTGTTGCCGAAGCGGAAGACGTGGTGCAGGAAGCGTGGCTGCGCTGGCACGGCGTCGATCAGTGCGCGGTGGAAAATCCCGAAGCGTGGCTGGTCACGGCCACGACACGCCTGTCCATCGATCGTCTGCGCGCGGCAAAGACCGAGCGCGAAGCCTATACCGGTGTGTGGCTGCCCGAGCCGATGCTAAGCGCCGAACCGGCGAGCCCCGAGCAACTCCACGAACTGGCCGACGACGTCTCCGTGGCGTTCCTTTTCACGCTGGAGCGACTCTCGCCGGATGCCCGCGCCGCATTCCTGATGCGCGACGTCTTCGATGCCGATTACGAGGACATTGCGCAGACGCTGGAGAAGACCCCGGCGGCCGTGCGCCAACTGGTGACGCGCGCCCGGCAGCAGCTACGCGAAGGCACGCCGCGCCAAGCCGTGCCGCGCGCCACGCTGCATCGCCTGGTGACGACCTTCGCCGACGCGATGCAACGCAGCGATTTTCAAGGCCTGCACGCTCTGCTGAGCGATCAGGCCGAACTCATCGGCGATGGTGGCGGCAAGATCCCGAGCTTTCGCAGTCTCGTGGGCGGCAAACGCCTCGCGCAACTGTTCTACGCCGGGAAACGACGCCACGGCGATGCGATGCGCATTGAAGTGGTGCAAGTCAATGGGCAATGGGCGCTGGTGCGCTACATCGACGGTCGGCTGGAATCCGTTCAGTCCTACGAGACGGACGGCCAACGCCTGACGCGGGTTCTCGTGCAACGCAATCCGGACAAGCTCGCGCGCATCGCTGCCGCCATGGCGCAACGCTGA
- a CDS encoding MBL fold metallo-hydrolase: MNNVSLTFRVGDATVTRIDETAFALAPDVLFPDWSEPAGHALQAHLSSASLDLDNARVALRTHLWVVEASGLTIVVDTAIGNGKVRPFSQLFDRLDNPVAQRFEAAGFRREQVDYVLLTHLHVDHVGWNTYWHEGRWTPFFPNATYVFTQREHDFFATPAGEARRMVFDDSVAPLIEAQCARMLSDADATDAGWPLIDGIRFLPTPGHSVGHAAIEVVSQGQIALFSGDVMHSPVQVYRPESSSKFCLDPHQARASRQWLLDYAATTGATVFPAHFPETSAGKVRRTANGWTWEYVEGEGTSL; this comes from the coding sequence ATGAATAACGTCAGCCTGACCTTTCGCGTTGGCGATGCCACCGTGACCCGTATTGACGAGACGGCGTTCGCGCTTGCGCCCGACGTGCTGTTTCCCGACTGGAGCGAGCCGGCCGGGCACGCCTTGCAGGCTCACCTGTCGTCGGCGAGCCTGGACCTCGACAACGCGCGTGTGGCACTGCGCACGCACCTGTGGGTCGTCGAAGCGAGCGGCCTGACGATTGTCGTCGACACTGCGATCGGTAACGGAAAAGTCAGACCGTTCAGCCAGCTCTTCGACCGACTGGACAATCCTGTTGCGCAACGCTTCGAAGCGGCGGGGTTTCGGCGCGAGCAGGTCGATTACGTTCTGCTCACGCATCTGCACGTCGATCACGTCGGGTGGAACACCTACTGGCATGAGGGGCGATGGACGCCCTTCTTTCCGAATGCGACCTATGTGTTCACACAACGTGAGCACGACTTTTTCGCCACGCCGGCGGGCGAGGCGCGTCGCATGGTGTTCGACGACAGCGTTGCCCCGCTCATCGAAGCGCAGTGCGCGCGAATGCTGTCCGACGCCGATGCCACCGACGCAGGTTGGCCGTTGATCGACGGGATTCGATTTTTGCCGACGCCGGGGCACAGCGTGGGTCACGCCGCCATTGAGGTCGTCTCGCAAGGACAGATTGCGCTGTTTTCGGGCGACGTCATGCACAGTCCGGTGCAGGTGTACCGACCCGAGTCGAGTTCGAAGTTCTGCCTCGACCCGCATCAGGCACGGGCGTCGCGACAATGGCTGCTCGATTACGCGGCGACGACCGGCGCGACCGTCTTTCCGGCGCATTTCCCCGAGACATCGGCAGGCAAAGTGCGACGCACGGCGAATGGGTGGACGTGGGAATACGTCGAAGGTGAGGGGACGTCCTTGTAG